DNA from Gemmatimonadaceae bacterium:
CGGATGTTGATGCCGCAGGCCATCGCGAAAGCCGTGCATCTCGAAGCGCGTCCGTGCGCCGCCGACGTGATCGCCTGGGCGGACCGGCTCAAGGCCGAGCAGATCGTGTTGAACCTCGTGTCGAACGCCGTCAAGTTCACGGCCGGCGGCGGGTCGGTCGTCGTGTCGTGCAAGCAGGTCGACGCCGAGTGCGTCGCGCTGGATGTGACCGACACGGGCTGCGGCATCCCGGCCGACAAGCTCGACGCGGTGTTCGAACCGTTCGTGCAAGTCGGCCGCTCCCTGACCAGCGCGCCCGAAGGTGCGGGGTTAGGCCTGGCCATCAGCCGCGACCTGGCGCGTTCGATGAAGGGCGACATCATCGTCGAGAGTACGATCGACGTCGGCACGACCTTCACGTTGACCCTGCCGGCGAACGTCGAACAACCGCACGCTGCGCAGTAGACCGCGCGAGCTGCGTCGCGCGCGCCTAGAGGCGCGTCTTCTCCTTCCTCCATTCCAGCCGGTAGTCCACGGCCGCGCCTCGTGATCCTTCGTACGCGAGCTGCGCCATGAGCAGTGTGAACGGCTCCATGTAGCGCGCGATCCGAAGGGGACCCGCATCGACCGGATCGAATCCCACATCGCGGATCAAACGGGCGGCGAGCTGTTTCGCTCGTGTGTCGTCGCCACAGTAGACGAGGCTCGGCGGCTTCGTATTGCCGCGCGCCTTGAAGACGCTGAACAGGACCTCGCTCGGGACGGTGCCGAACGCGGATACGACACGCGACCCGGGCGCCTTCTTCGCCAACTCTTCCGCGCCGGACGATGTGTGCGCAACGACGAGCGTCGCATCGCTCGCGTCCATTGGCAGCGAGCACGTGACGATCACGGCGCCCGAAATGTGGCCGGCTTCCTCGAGCACAGCGTCGACGCGGGACCAGTGCACGGCGAGCAGCACTGCGTCGGCCTCCCGCGTGGCGTCTGCCGGCGTCCCTGCGCGCGCCCTGTGCCCCGCGTCATGCGCCAACCGCTCGAGCTTGGCAGCGTCGCGTGAATAGCTGAACACCACTTGGTGACCGGCACGCGCGAAGAGCGTACCGAGTTTGCCACCCATGAGGCCGGAACCGAGAATGCCGATGCGCATGCGCGCGCTCCTTCGGAATGCAAGGAACGAGACTGGTCCAGCAATGGTCGCGCCGAGGCGAGCCGTTGGCCAGGTGTGGGTAATGCCGACTTGGAGGAAGATCTGGATCCGGTGGACATGGAGCGGGCGGGGCGGGACGCGGTCGGCTGGCGGGGGCCAGCGCGCCGCTTCCCCACGTCTATCGATGGGTGCCACCGCGTTCACTGCGTTGGGCGGCCTCGCACTGTGCCTGGCGGCGCTCGGCCTCTATAGTGTGATCGCGTACGGCGTCGCGCACCGCAGACACGAGTTGGGCGTGCGCATGGCCCTCGGCGCCCGATCGGCAGACATCGTGCGCCTGGTCGTCGGCGAGAGCATTCGATTCGCGGTGAGCGGACTGTTGATCGGCGGCATCGTGAGCGTGGCCGCCGCGCACTGGATCGCGCCGCTGCTATTCGACGAATCGCCGCACGATCCGGCCGTGTTCGCGGTGGTGGGCGCCGTGTTGATCGTGACCTCGCTCGCGGCGAGTTGGCTGCCGGCTCGACAAGCCGCACGCGTAGATCCAACGACAGCGCTACAGGCCGGCTAGGAGGGCCTCCGAATGTTGGGTCGCACGCCGCTCGTCGGTGTCCAAAGGCGGCCGAAGGCGATGCCGAACAACTGCAACAGCTTAATAAGGATGGTTCTTCGGAAATTTTCGGGAAACACGGCGAGAGTGATACGCTCATGAAGACGCGGACACGGTGCGGACACGACGGACACGACAGACAAAACAACGTCTTTGATTGTTATCCGGGCTGTGCCCGTTGTGTCCTGCTTTGTCCGCGTCTTCATGAGCGTAGCACTCTGCCCGTCCGGCGGCGAGTCTCCGCCCGAAGCGCCACATGGAGAGGTCCACGACAAAGGCTCTCATAGAACAACAGGGATGCAAGAGATCGGTCGGCGTGCGTCCGCGCTTAACGACGCGTCGTTGCGGTTGGATAGGCACCGACCCTATCTCTTACATCCTTTTCTTATCCTTTTGCACCTTTGTCGTAGATCTCTCCAGGCGGAGCGGGCCCCGCGAAGCGTCACTAATGTCAAACCAGGGCAGCCACCCATGTCATCACGACACCGCTCTCGCCTAACGGCGATCGGCGCAACCGCCTGGACGCTGGTAGCCGGCGTCGCGTGCAGCGGCGGCAGCTTGTCGAGCGCGGCGCACGCGCCGTACACGCCGGTGACGCGCACGGTCACGATCACGACGGTTCCGCTCCTCGTCAAAGAGGATCAACGGGTTCTGCCCTTCCTCGGTGCGGACTTCGCGAAGGGCGGCGTGCTGGACGGAAAGGAGGTGTATGCGTTCTCTCCGTCGTCGGTGACCGTCGTCGAAGGCGACACCATCCATTTCGTGCTGATCAATCCCGAGGATGACGTACACTCGTTCGTCCTGCCGGACATGGCGGTGTCCCTGCCGCCACAGAAGACGACCACCGTGAGCTACGTCGCCACGCGACCGGGCATCTTCCGGTTCGTGTGCTCGATTCCGGCGCACCTGCCGATGATGTGGGGACAGCTCATCGTGCTGCCGGCGTCGTCGATGCCGGGCGCGGCGCGTGAGGCGCGTTAGGCAACAGCGGCATTGCGGCCGCCGCTGTTGCCTAACGACAGCGCGTGTCACTGATTCTCAGCGGCAGCCCGCCGCCAGGCGCCGATGATGTCGAGGATGCTTTGGGACGGCTCGGCGCCCGGATCCCATTCGGTGGGCGACCCCGCGTCGAGAAGCAGCCGCCCAACGGCCGCGAAGTCCCGGGCGTTCGTCGCGTGCGACCGCTGCCCTTCCGCCGCCCAGACGAGCGGCGTCCCATGAAATTCGGCGTCCCGCGCCGACACCGACGCTCCGCGCGCCAGCAGCACGCGAGTCGTATCCACCTGCCCGGTCATGGCCGCGGCGTGCAGGCCGGTCCTGCCCATGTCATCGTCCGCGTGGTTCGGATCGAAACCGCACGCCAGCATCGTGTCGAGCACGATGGCATCTCCGCGCTCGGCGGCGCGGTAGAACGCGCCGTAGTGCTCGGGCCCGATCTCGTTGCGCAACGTCGAATTCGCGGCGAGCATCGCCTGAGCGCGGGCCCGATCACCGCGGCTGCACGCGGCGACGAACCGGTCGACCTCCGAGAGGTCGCTCGCGCCTCCGTGCACAGCGAGCCAGTCGGCGACCGCCGCGTTTCCGGACATCGCCGCCACGGCGTACGGCGTGCGTCCATCCAGTCGCGGCCGTGCCGGATCAGCGCCGCGCCGCACGAGCTCGGCGGCGAGCTCCGGCGACCCACGGCGCGCCACCGCGTGCAGCGGCCTCTCACCGTTAGGCGGGAAGACGGGATCGGGATCCGCGTCGTGATCGAGGAGCCATTGCGCGCCGACGGTGCTCTCGGACCACGTGAGGATCGCATACAGCGCCGCCGAGCCATCGGTCGCCCACGGTTGATTCACGTCGGCGCCATGCGCGTACAGCAGATCGAGCGCCGTGACGTCGCCGCCGCTCGCGGCGATGACGAGCGTGACGCCGTCATTCGGGTCGGCGCCCGCCTCGAGCAGTACCTCGGCGAGCGGCAGCAGATGCGCCACGCACACGGCGCTCCACAGGACCGGTCGGTAGACGCCGTGGTGGATCCACGGCACGCGCGTATTGGGGTCGGCTCCCGACGCGAGGAGCCGGCGCGCCACCGCCACCAGGCCATCGCCGCGATGCGGCGGGCCAAAGCCTAACGCGGTATGGCAGACGTACACCAGCGGCAGCCACCCGCGGGATCCGCCGGGATCGCTCGCCAGCGACGGCCGCTCCGTGAGGCGTGCAGCCACGGCGTCCGCATCGCCCATGAGCAGCGCGGTGTAGAAATTGGCGTGCGCGGTGGCCGGGTGCAGCGCGAGCAGCCGCGCGGCGCGGTCGGGACGGCCGTCGGTGGCTGCCTCGATGAACTGCGTCACCGCGTCGCCTGCCTCGGGGGTGAGCTCCTCCACGCGCGCGCCCAACGCGTTCCACGACGGGAACCCGTGCTCGCGCGCGATCACCGATTGCGCATCGTGCAGCGCGGCCGATGCGGCGAGCGCGTCGTCGTTGCGTTGGTGGGCGAATGCGGGAAGCGTGCGAAGCCGCGCGAGCGCGGCGGCGTCACGGGCTTTCACTGCGCGCAACAGGTCTTTGGCCTGGCGCTTGAGCTGCCCGAGATTCGGGCGCTCGGGTAACTGCGTCATACATCCTCCATGCGATAGCCGGCGGTCCGCAAGCAGGCCAGCACGGAGATGACAGCGGTCACCGTGAATGGAGGAGTGGACTCGGTCCTTCGCGCGGACCCGCGGGCGCCTCCCGGGCGCACGCCGTAATAGTCGGCGCTCCGAGCGTCACCGTCAAGGTTTGTCGCGTACCATCGCGACTGCCGTCGCCGGGCACGCCGACGCGAACTCCACCGTCTCGGCGATCGCGTGTGGAATCCTCGCTCGCTCCACGCGCTCGAAGCCGAACCGGGGGAAGAACCGTTCAGCCGTCACCGTCAGCAAGTAGAGCGCATGAATGCCGCGGGCGTCCGCGTCGGCGATTGCCTGCCTAGCGACCGCCTGCCCGACGCCCCGGCCGCGCCAATCGGGGTGCACGGCCACGGAACGCAGCACCGCCATGTCACCGCGGACGTCCAGGCCGGACACCGCGACGATCTGCCGTTGGGCGCCGCTCGACTCGGCCACGAAAAAATCGCCGGCATGTTCCCTCATGATCTCGGCCACGCCCGCAATGGTCAGATCGGCGCCGGCCAGCACGCGCTGGATTGCGCCGGCGTCGTCCTGCGTCGCTCGGCGAATGGAAGCTGGTCCGGCAGTCGTCGATGTCGTCATCGTGTTGTCCTGGGTTTCGTGGCGCGCACGAATCCACTCATTATCCTTCCCGCGACTTGATCGGCAAGGCCGACATCGAGACCCGTGCCGGCGAGCAGAGCAGCTGCATCGTCGCGCGTGTAGACGCGCGCCGGCTCGATGGTCGCGTTCTCGAAGCCGACTTCCGTTAGGAGATCGATGAACTCCTGCTCCTCCAGTGCGCCGGCCACGCACCCCGTCCAGAGCGGCATGCTCGCCTTGACAACATCGGGCAGCCCGCCGCGCACCACGACGTCGCTCACGGCGAATCGGCCGCCGGGCTTGAGCACGCGGAACGACTCGGCGAGCACGGCGCGCTTGTCGCCCGACAGGTTGATGACGCAATTCGAGATGATCACATCGACGCGATTGGATGGGAGCGGGATCGCCTCGATATGGCCCTTGAGAAAGTCGACGTTCGACGCGCCCGCGTTCGCCGCGTTCTCGAGCGCCAGCGCCAGCATCTCGTCCGTCATGTCCAACCCGTACACCTTCCCGGTTAGGCCGACGCGCTTCGCCGACAGCAGTACGTCGATGCCGCCGCCCGAACCCAGGTCGAGCACGACGTCGCCCTCGTGCAGCTCGGCCAGGGCCGTCGGATTCCCGCAGCCGAGCGACGCGACCAGCGCCTCCGATGGCAGGCCCGCGACTTGTCCGTCATCGTACAGATTCGCACTGATGGGATCGCACGACTGGCGCGTGGTCCCGCAGCAGCCTGCCGAGCTCGACGGCTCGCAGCAGGACACACCGCTCTCTCCTCGAGCCACCTGTCTCGCGATGCTGCCATAGCGCTCTCGCACGACGTCGCGAAGCCGGTCGGCTTCCACGGATCCCTTGCCACCGTTCTCGGTCATAGCCTCCTCCTGTTAATCAAAAAATGTTGATGTATTGATCACGACGATGCTGCGATCAGGTGCAACACCCGGACGCCTGACGCACCGGCATGGCGCGGCGTCGCGGCGCGAGTCCGGCCACGGCGTGCTCCATCTCGACGAACGCGTCGCGGCGCAGCGAGTAGTAGACCCAGCGGCCATCCTTCCGGTCGGACACCAGTCCCGCGTCCTTGAGCACCTTGAGATGGAACGACAGCCGGGACTGGGCCGCGCCTAACGCATCCTGCAGCTCGCACACGCAGCGCTCGCCGTCGCGCAGCATGGCGACGAGCGCCACCCGCGTGTCGTCCGAAAGCGCGTGGAACAGCCGGGCGGACCGGCGCATGTCAGCGGCGGAAGTCGTCGTGGGCACACCGTATTATATCAACTATTGTTGATTTGACAAGCCCCGCGATCCCGGACTACCGCGACTCGCCTCGCGCCCGTAACCGCACCGTCGTGCCCCATGGATCCCGCGCCACCACGTCGCCGCCATCGCGCTCCGCCGCGTGGCCCGCCGCACGGAGACTCTCGAGGACGCCCGCAACCGCCTCGGCGTTAGGCACTTCGAGCGTCCACTCGGCGAGGCGCGCGTCACCCTCGTCCGGCGCGCGCGCACCGGCACCCGCCCACGTGTTCGCGCCGAGGTGGTGGTGGTATCCGCCCGCGCTCATGAATAGCGCGCCCGGATAGTTCCACGCCGTCCGGTCGAATCCCAGGCCATCGGCGTAAAAGGCCGCCGCCCGATCGATGTCGCCGACGTGGAGGTGCACGTGTCCCATCTCCGTGCCTAACGGCATCCCGGTCCAGGCCGTATCCCCCGCGGCCGCCAGCAGGCCCGCCACGTCGATGGGATCGGTGGCCATCACCACCTGCCCGCCCTGCCGCCGCCATGTGTCTCGCGGGCGATCGGCATACACCTCGATGCCGAGGTTGTCCGGGTCCTGCAGGTACAACGCTTCGCTCACCAGGTGATCCGCCGACCCGGCGCGTTCGCCGGATGCAGCCAGGTGTCGCACGAACCGGCCGAGCGAGGCGCGATCGGGCAGCAGGATCGCGAAGTGATAGAGGCCGAGCCGGCCTCGGCGCGGCGCCGGAGCGGCGCCGCGGCGCTCGTCGAGCAACACCAGCGGCCTAACGGAACCGTGAGCTCCGAGCGACGCGTGACGCGCGCCGCGATCGAGCACCCGGAGGCCGATGACGCGCGTGTAGTAGTCGAGCGACCGCCCCAAATCGGCGATGTCGAGCCGCACCGGCCCGACCCGCGTGGCAGACGGCAGCCGAAATCCGCGCGGCGCCTCGCCGAAACGGCCCGGCGTCTCCGCGTCTCCGCGGTCGCCGGCGTCCACACGGTCGTTGGACCGCACGTTCATCGCCTTCCCAAGCGGTTCCGCACGCTGGTCCGAGTTTTGAGAGATACGCGTATTGTCTACTTCGAGACGCTGCATGAAATCTGCCTCAGGAAACGTGGAGGCCACAGGCCCATCCGCGGAGTTGGACGCGGATCGGAACAGCTCGCTCTTTGCCGGTGGAGGCGAGATGGGCGAGCGGATGCGCACGTTCGACTGGGCGTCGACGCCGCTGGGCTGCCCCGACCAGTGGCCGCAGAGTCTCAAGACGTGCGTGCGCATCATGCTGACATCGCGCCAGCCGATCTGGATCGGCTGGGGTGAGCAGCTGATCTTCATGTACAACGACGCCTACAGACCCATCATCGGCGGCCGTCATCCGCACGCGCTCGGTCAGCCCACGTCGGTCATCTGGCACGAGGTGTGGGATGTGATCGGTCCGATGCTGACGACCGCCATGCGTGGCGACCGCGGGACGTACGTCGAAGCACAGCTCCTCATCATGGAGCGCAACGGCTACGAGGAGGAGACGTACTACACCTTCTCGTATAGCCCCGTACCGGATGACGCAGGTAACACGGGAGGCATCATCTGTGCGAACACCGATGACACCCGGCGCGTCATCGGCGAACGGCAGACGGCCCTGCTCCGCGATATCGCCGCCAAGTCATCTGAAGCGCGCACGGCGGAAGACGCGTGCCGGCTCGCCGCCAAGGCGATCGACGAGAATCCGCGTGACGTCCCGTTGGCGCTCGTGTACTTGATCGACGCCGGCGACCCATCGCGAGCCGTCCTAACCGCGGTGTCGGGACTCTATGCCCAACGCGCTTCGCCCGCGCCGTGGATCGTGGCGACGGACGGAGCCTTCTTTCCGGAGGCCGTGGCGCAATCCGAGGACGCGACCTTCCGCCTGCTGGACCTGCCCTCGAGCTTCGGGGCATCCCTCACCGGACGATGGCGGCGGCCACCGACGCGGGCGGCCGTCCTCCCCATCGCCGCCCAGGGTGACAGCCGACCCGCAGGCGTTCTGATCGCGGGTATCAATCCCCTGCGACAGATCGACGACGACTACCGTCGATTTCTCAAGCTCGTCGCGTCACAGATTTCAGCGGGCATCGGCAACGCGCAGGCGTTTGACGCGCAGCGCGAGCGCGCCGACGCGCTGCTCGCCCTCGACCGTGCGAAGACCGCGTTCTTCTCGAACGTCAGCCACGAGTTTCGCACCCCGCTCACGCTGTTGCTCGCGCCGGCCGAAGAGGCCCTCACCGACCAGCACACGACCAGCGCCAACCGCGAACGGTTAGGCATCGTCCACCGCAACGGCCTGCGCCTGCTCAAGCTCGTGAATTCCCTGCTCGACTTCTCGCGCATCGAGGCCGGGCGCATGCAGGCGGTATACGAGCCGACCGACCTGGCCGCCTACACGGCAGAAGTCGCGTCGAGCTTCCGCTCGGCCGTCGAGCGCGCGGATCTGCGGCTCGTCGTCGAGGGCGGCGCGCTGCCCGAGCCGGTGTTCATCGATCGCGACATGTGGGAAAAAGTGGTGCTGAACCTGCTGTCCAACGCGTTCAAGCACACCTTCGAAGGCGAGATTCGCGTGACGGTCGATTCCGACGATCACCGGGCGCGCCTGGTGGTGCGCGACAGCGGCGTCGGGATTCCCTCCGACCAGCTGGCGCGCATCTTCGACCGCTTCCACCGCGTGCCTAACGCGCGCAGCCGGACGCACGAAGGCACCGGCATCGGGCTGGCGCTGGTGCAGGAGCTGGTGAAGCTGCAGGGCGGGACGATCGACGTCGAGAGCACACCGGGATACGGCACCGCATTCACCGTCGCGATCCCGTTCGGCGCGGCGCACCTTCCGCCCGATCGCGTGACACGCGAGCCGCATCGCGAGCACGACCTCGAGCGCACCGTCTCCGTCACTGCCACCTACGTCGAAGAGGCGCTGCGCTGGCTGCCCACCGACACCTCGGCACCCGATCGGGACGCCGCGGCCTCGCCGGCGAGCGCCGACCCGGTCGTCCAGCATCCGACGGTGGTGGTCGCCGACGACAACGGCGACATGCGCGAGTACGTGACGCGCCTGCTGCGCGAGCGCGGCATGCGAGTGGTCCCAGTGTCTAACGGAGCCGAGGCGCTCGATGCGATCCGCATCGCCCGGCCTAACGTTGTATTGAGCGACGTCATGATGCCCGAGCTGGATGGCTTCCAGCTGCTGCGTGCGGTCCGCGCCGATCAGCGCGTCGCCTCGGTGCCGTTCATCCTCTTGTCGGCGCGGGCCGGCGAAGAAGCCCGGGTGGAAGGACTGCACGCCGGCGCCGACGACTACCTCGTGAAACCGTTCAGCGCGAAGGAGCTCCTCTCGCGCGTCGACTCCCAGGTGCGCCGCGCGCGCGACCTCGCGCACGAGCGCCGACGCGCCGATGACGAGCAGCGCCTGCGCGTTGCGATCGAATCCGAGCGGGCGCGCTTTCGCAGCTTGTTCGTGCAAGCCCCGGCCGCCATCGCCGTGCTGCGCGGCCCCGATCACGTCTTCGAGATCGCCAACCAGGCGTACCTCGCCATGGTCGGCAACCGCCCGGTGCTCGGCCAGCCGGTGCACGAAGCGATTCCGGATCTCGTCGGACAGGGCGTCTACGAGGCCTTCGACACCGTGTACGAAACCGGCCGGCCCTTCGCCGCGAGCGAGTTTCGCGCCGAATTCGATGCCGACAACGACGGCGTCGCCGAAGAACACTTTTACAACTTCGTGTGTCAGCCCATCCGCGGCAGCGAGGATACGGTCGAAGCGCTGTTTTTCCACGCCGTCGAAGTCACCGATCTCGTGCGCGCCCGCCGCGAAGCCGAGCGCACACGGGCGGATGCGGAGGAAGCGAATCGCGCCAAATCGGATTTCCTGGCGGCAATGAGCCACGAGCTCCGAACGCCGCTCAACGCGATTGCTGGACACGCCGAGCTGCTCGACATGGGCATCCATGGCCCGGTCACCGCCGGCCAGCACGAAGCGTTAGGCAGAATTCAGCGGAGCGAAGCGCACCTGCTGTCGCTCATCAACGACATTCTCAACTTCGCCAAGCTCGAAGCCGGCCGCGTGGAGTACCAGCTCGACGATGTCAGGCCGTGGGAGGTCGTGCAGGAAGTGCTGACGATGGTGCATCCGATGCTCGTCGGCCGCCAGCTGACGTCCGAGGTGCGCGTCTCGCGCGAAGTCGTGGCGCGCGGCGACCGGGAAAAAATCAAGCAGATCGTGCTCAACCTCTTGTCGAACGCCATGAAGTTCACGGACGCCGGCGGTCACATCGAGATCGACACGCCGCGCCGCGCAACGGGCGATACCCCGGACGGGGTCGTCTTACTCCGCGTGTGGGACACCGGCATCGGCATCCCGCGCGACCGTCAGGACATCGTGTTCGACCCGTTCGTGCAAATCCATCGGAAGCTGACGCACAGCACCGAAGGTACGGGGCTCGGACTCGCGATCAGCCGGGACTTGGCGCGCGGCATGGGCGGCGATCTCCGCGTTCGGAGCACGGAGGGCGGCGGGTCCGCCTTCACGCTGTCGTTGCAATCGGCGGCGCGCGCAGGCAACGACTGACCGCGCGTCGAGGTGCCTAACGCTGCCGTCGCGCATCGCGGTGCGCAGGCTCCAACGCGGCGCGCGGCTCGGAGCGATAGAACTCGTCGATGCACGCCGTGATGACATCGCTGAGCACTTCTTCCAGACGACGGCGTTGACCGGGGGGCCGTAGCTCGTGGCGGGAACCCCAACTTTTCTTTACGGCCACGATCAATTCTTCGGGAAGCAGTCCGGCCGCGCGCGCGATTGCGCATACCGGGCGCGTGAAATCGGCGAGCTCACGGCGCGATGGTTCTCGTGCGTCGCTCGCCAATAGCCGAAGCCACAGCTCCGTCAGGAGCCGCTCCGCCTCATCCGGAAGCATCCGTCCGTCATTGCCGGCCATCGGGTGCCTCTGCACTCGAGGCCCTACATGCGCGAATCCACAATGCACGCTCGGCTTGAATCGCGCACTCGGGCGCTAACGCCAAAGTGCTACCCATTCGCGCGATCGACAAGGGGGACGCGTTTCCTCCCCCGGCGCTCGCTGCGGGCCTCGTGAGAAAGCGCTCGTGCACGGGCACTGCCACGACAAGTCGATCCCCGGCTTCGATGAGATCGGCACGGTGTTTGACAAGACCGGCCTCGACTCCAGGTTGCTCGATGCGGGCTGCTGCGGCATGGCGGGTGCGTTCGGTTACGAGCGGGGCGCACAGTATCGCGTGTCGATCGCCTGCGCCGAACGGGTGCTCTTGCCCGCGGTGCGGCACGCGGACGAAGATACGCTCATCATCGCCGATGGGTTCAGCTGCCGGGAGCAGATCGTGCAGACCACCAACCGGCGGCCGCTGCACCTGGCGGAAGTCCTGAAGCGCGCTCTGGACCGAGGAGGGCCATGAAAGAAGTCATCGTCGTCACCGGTGCGTCGGCAGGGTTAGGCAGGGCGATCGTCCGGCGGTTTGCGCGCGACGGCGCGGCCATCGGGCTCATCGCGCGCGGCCGCGAACGCCTCGAGCAAACGGCCTTCGAGGTCGAGTCGCTCGGCGGACGCGCGCTGATGCTTCCGTTAGACGTCGCCGACGCCGACGCCGTCGAAGCCGCCGCGGCGCGCGTCGAGGCGGAACTCGGCCCGATCGACGTCTGGATCAACAACGCCATGGTGTCCGTCTACTCGCCGATCAAGCAGATGAGCGCCGCGGAGTTTCGCCGCGTCACCGAAGTCACCTATCTCGGGTACGTTCACGGCACGCTGGCGGCGCTCAAGCGGATGCTGCCGCGCAACCGCGGCGTGATCATCCAGGTCGGCTCGGCGCTGGCGCACCGCAGCATTCCGCTGCAGTCGGCGTACTGCGCGTCCAAACATGCGATCATGGGATTTCACGAGTCGCTGCTCAGCGAGCTCATCCACGACGGCAGCAAGGTGCGCACGACCATGGTGCAGATGCCGGCGATGAATACGCCGCAGTTCGATTGGGCGAAGAGCCGCCTGCCCCGCCAGCCCCAACCCGTGCCGCCGATCTATCAACCCGAGGTGGGCGCCGATGCCGTGCACCATGCCGTTAGGCACGACGTCGGACGCGAGTTCCTCGTGAGCTGGTCCACGATCAAAGCGGTGGTGGGCGAGAAGCTCGTGCCGGCGTACATCGACCGCGACCTCGGCAGGAGCGGCTACGCGGCCGAGGAAACCCGGACGCCGGTGGAACCGGATCGCCCCGACAACCTCTGGCATCCGGTGTCCGGCGATTTCGCCGCGCACGGCCGATTCGACGACCGGTCGCGCTCATCGAGCGTCGAGCTGTGGATGGCAAAACGGAAGCCGTGGCTCACGTTAGGCGCCGCCGTGGTCGGCGCCGTCATCGCCGGGGCCGCGATCACCACTCGGCACGACGATGGGTGAGACCCGTGCGCCGCGCACTTCGCGGATGCGCTCCATCACCGGCGTCCCGACCACGGCCCGTCGGGCGCCGAGGGCGGCGGTCAGTGAAAACGCGACCGGCCGGCTGATGACGAACGTCGCAAAGCACATCGCCAGCACGAGGTGATCCAGCGCCGCGCCAAAATACTGCCACGGTGCGACGTTCGCGCCCGGATAGTTGGAGGAAAACAGCAGGGCCATCATGTAGATGAATCCGGCCACGCTGGCCGTGCGAGCCAGGATGCCCAACAACAAGGCGAGCCCGATCGCGAGCTCTCCGTATGCCACGAGAACGGCGATCGGCACCTGGTGCGTGAGCACGAATCCCCGCAGGACCGGCCGCATGAACGGATACGCCGCACCATCGGCCAGAAAGCGATGAATCCACCCGGCGAAGCCGCCGCCTAACGTGAACTGCGTGCCCACCACCTTGTACTCGGCGAAGATGAGGAACAGTATCCCCACGGCGATGCGCAGGAGCGAGAGCGCGCGGCTGTTGCGGTCGGCAGTGCCAGGTTGTTCGGAAACGATCATCGGGAGTCGGTTGTGGGAAATCACCGGCCATCGAGCTCGGCATAACCTGCGCCCGCGCACAGAGATTCCGTAGCGGCGGGGTGGCATGCCGCCGCCGCAAGGCATCTCACGCAACGTTCCGGATCAGTCGTCGCGCAACGCACCGATCGGA
Protein-coding regions in this window:
- a CDS encoding cupredoxin domain-containing protein, with the protein product MSSRHRSRLTAIGATAWTLVAGVACSGGSLSSAAHAPYTPVTRTVTITTVPLLVKEDQRVLPFLGADFAKGGVLDGKEVYAFSPSSVTVVEGDTIHFVLINPEDDVHSFVLPDMAVSLPPQKTTTVSYVATRPGIFRFVCSIPAHLPMMWGQLIVLPASSMPGAAREAR
- a CDS encoding ankyrin repeat domain-containing protein encodes the protein MTQLPERPNLGQLKRQAKDLLRAVKARDAAALARLRTLPAFAHQRNDDALAASAALHDAQSVIAREHGFPSWNALGARVEELTPEAGDAVTQFIEAATDGRPDRAARLLALHPATAHANFYTALLMGDADAVAARLTERPSLASDPGGSRGWLPLVYVCHTALGFGPPHRGDGLVAVARRLLASGADPNTRVPWIHHGVYRPVLWSAVCVAHLLPLAEVLLEAGADPNDGVTLVIAASGGDVTALDLLYAHGADVNQPWATDGSAALYAILTWSESTVGAQWLLDHDADPDPVFPPNGERPLHAVARRGSPELAAELVRRGADPARPRLDGRTPYAVAAMSGNAAVADWLAVHGGASDLSEVDRFVAACSRGDRARAQAMLAANSTLRNEIGPEHYGAFYRAAERGDAIVLDTMLACGFDPNHADDDMGRTGLHAAAMTGQVDTTRVLLARGASVSARDAEFHGTPLVWAAEGQRSHATNARDFAAVGRLLLDAGSPTEWDPGAEPSQSILDIIGAWRRAAAENQ
- a CDS encoding FtsX-like permease family protein; its protein translation is MGATAFTALGGLALCLAALGLYSVIAYGVAHRRHELGVRMALGARSADIVRLVVGESIRFAVSGLLIGGIVSVAAAHWIAPLLFDESPHDPAVFAVVGAVLIVTSLAASWLPARQAARVDPTTALQAG
- a CDS encoding metalloregulator ArsR/SmtB family transcription factor — its product is MRRSARLFHALSDDTRVALVAMLRDGERCVCELQDALGAAQSRLSFHLKVLKDAGLVSDRKDGRWVYYSLRRDAFVEMEHAVAGLAPRRRAMPVRQASGCCT
- a CDS encoding NADPH-dependent F420 reductase, coding for MNAVAPIDRRGEAARWPPPADRVPPRPLHVHRIQIFLQVGITHTWPTARLGATIAGPVSFLAFRRSARMRIGILGSGLMGGKLGTLFARAGHQVVFSYSRDAAKLERLAHDAGHRARAGTPADATREADAVLLAVHWSRVDAVLEEAGHISGAVIVTCSLPMDASDATLVVAHTSSGAEELAKKAPGSRVVSAFGTVPSEVLFSVFKARGNTKPPSLVYCGDDTRAKQLAARLIRDVGFDPVDAGPLRIARYMEPFTLLMAQLAYEGSRGAAVDYRLEWRKEKTRL
- a CDS encoding VOC family protein — translated: MRSNDRVDAGDRGDAETPGRFGEAPRGFRLPSATRVGPVRLDIADLGRSLDYYTRVIGLRVLDRGARHASLGAHGSVRPLVLLDERRGAAPAPRRGRLGLYHFAILLPDRASLGRFVRHLAASGERAGSADHLVSEALYLQDPDNLGIEVYADRPRDTWRRQGGQVVMATDPIDVAGLLAAAGDTAWTGMPLGTEMGHVHLHVGDIDRAAAFYADGLGFDRTAWNYPGALFMSAGGYHHHLGANTWAGAGARAPDEGDARLAEWTLEVPNAEAVAGVLESLRAAGHAAERDGGDVVARDPWGTTVRLRARGESR
- a CDS encoding arsenite methyltransferase — protein: MTENGGKGSVEADRLRDVVRERYGSIARQVARGESGVSCCEPSSSAGCCGTTRQSCDPISANLYDDGQVAGLPSEALVASLGCGNPTALAELHEGDVVLDLGSGGGIDVLLSAKRVGLTGKVYGLDMTDEMLALALENAANAGASNVDFLKGHIEAIPLPSNRVDVIISNCVINLSGDKRAVLAESFRVLKPGGRFAVSDVVVRGGLPDVVKASMPLWTGCVAGALEEQEFIDLLTEVGFENATIEPARVYTRDDAAALLAGTGLDVGLADQVAGRIMSGFVRATKPRTTR
- the arsN2 gene encoding arsenic resistance N-acetyltransferase ArsN2; translated protein: MTTSTTAGPASIRRATQDDAGAIQRVLAGADLTIAGVAEIMREHAGDFFVAESSGAQRQIVAVSGLDVRGDMAVLRSVAVHPDWRGRGVGQAVARQAIADADARGIHALYLLTVTAERFFPRFGFERVERARIPHAIAETVEFASACPATAVAMVRDKP